In Corallococcus caeni, a single window of DNA contains:
- a CDS encoding serine/threonine protein kinase: MRMPKALLLGSVLLLGAASGCTAAGGVALRPDGTPGPQECPEKALEVMRYLRLRVGDAALADLDANQIDARRISLYDGPIESILKDDMGTLEATTRLYGRVWTSGPQVVIRWYEAHPPDGDKVPICAVARLSRDQMRKLPESKPGMAILDGSVAAAYIVDSFR; the protein is encoded by the coding sequence ATGCGCATGCCCAAGGCCCTGTTGCTCGGCTCCGTTCTCCTGCTTGGCGCCGCTTCCGGCTGCACTGCTGCAGGCGGTGTGGCTCTACGTCCCGATGGCACCCCGGGACCGCAGGAGTGCCCGGAGAAGGCGCTCGAAGTCATGCGGTACCTGAGGCTGCGCGTCGGGGATGCCGCGCTGGCGGATCTTGATGCCAACCAGATCGACGCACGCCGCATCTCGCTCTACGACGGACCCATTGAGAGCATTCTCAAGGACGACATGGGCACCCTTGAGGCGACGACACGCTTGTATGGCCGAGTCTGGACGAGTGGGCCCCAGGTCGTGATTCGCTGGTACGAGGCCCACCCGCCAGACGGCGACAAGGTCCCCATCTGCGCCGTGGCTCGGCTCAGCCGGGATCAGATGCGGAAGTTGCCTGAGTCAAAGCCAGGAATGGCGATTCTCGACGGCTCCGTGGCGGCTGCCTACATCGTCGATTCATTTCGCTGA
- a CDS encoding iron-containing alcohol dehydrogenase produces MASAPFEFATATRVLFGPGRVQEVPDLVRGLGGRKVLLVTGTNPARAEPVRAGLERLAIPSASFRVAGEPTVDLAREGTAAAVDSGCDAVVAIGGGSALDAGKAIAALASNGGDPLDYLEVIGRGQALTKPSLPFVAVPTTAGTGSEVTRNAVLGSKEAGVKASLRSPMMLPRVALVDPDLLEHAPAGVLAAGGLDALSQLIEPFLSIRAQPLTDALAREGMQRSARSLRKAVLHGPGPAEREDLALASLFGGLCLANSGLGAVHGFAAPLGGMLGAAHGALCAALLGATLEVNLEALRSRAPDHPALPRFRELAVLLTGQSNARAEDGIAWVKDLVHAVRIQGLRDMGLTDAAVPGLVVKARAASSMKGNPLPLTDAELTTLVERSM; encoded by the coding sequence ATGGCGTCCGCCCCCTTCGAGTTCGCCACCGCCACCCGCGTCCTCTTCGGCCCGGGCCGCGTCCAGGAAGTCCCCGACCTCGTGCGCGGTCTCGGCGGCCGGAAGGTCCTGCTCGTCACCGGGACGAACCCCGCCCGCGCCGAGCCCGTCCGCGCGGGGCTTGAACGGCTGGCCATCCCTTCCGCCTCCTTCCGCGTCGCGGGCGAGCCCACCGTCGACCTCGCGCGCGAAGGCACCGCCGCCGCCGTGGACTCAGGCTGTGACGCCGTGGTCGCCATCGGCGGTGGCAGCGCGCTCGACGCGGGCAAGGCCATCGCCGCGCTCGCCTCGAATGGAGGCGACCCGCTGGACTACCTGGAGGTCATCGGCCGGGGCCAGGCCCTGACGAAGCCGTCGCTGCCGTTCGTGGCCGTGCCGACCACGGCGGGCACCGGCTCGGAGGTGACGCGCAACGCGGTGCTGGGCTCGAAGGAGGCCGGCGTGAAGGCCAGCCTGCGCAGCCCGATGATGCTCCCCCGCGTGGCCCTGGTGGACCCGGACCTGCTGGAGCACGCGCCCGCGGGCGTGCTCGCGGCGGGCGGCCTGGACGCGCTGTCGCAGCTCATCGAACCGTTCCTGTCCATCCGCGCGCAGCCGCTCACGGATGCGCTCGCGCGCGAAGGCATGCAGCGCTCGGCCCGCTCCCTGCGCAAGGCGGTGCTGCACGGCCCCGGCCCGGCGGAGCGCGAGGACCTGGCCCTCGCCAGCCTCTTCGGCGGCCTGTGCCTCGCCAACTCGGGCCTGGGCGCGGTGCATGGCTTCGCGGCGCCGCTGGGCGGGATGCTCGGCGCGGCCCATGGGGCGCTGTGCGCCGCGCTGCTCGGGGCCACATTGGAGGTGAACCTGGAGGCCCTGCGCTCCCGCGCCCCGGACCACCCCGCCCTGCCCCGGTTCCGCGAGCTGGCGGTGCTGCTCACCGGCCAGTCCAACGCCCGCGCCGAGGACGGCATCGCCTGGGTGAAGGACCTGGTCCACGCCGTGCGCATCCAGGGCCTGCGCGACATGGGCCTCACGGACGCGGCGGTGCCCGGCCTCGTCGTCAAGGCCCGCGCCGCCAGCAGCATGAAGGGCAATCCGCTGCCGCTCACCGACGCGGAGTTGACGACGCTCGTCGAACGGTCGATGTGA
- a CDS encoding DUF2381 family protein: MRVLPLLRCGLLLVLIASPSWAREISDKLTIRTLKVSAHPAQEASSIYVSWQVVTALRFEAEVDPTRTKFLGWEGRFEAPLIGGKKVILEPLRELDSGEALPLLVTLVDGTEFTFLVKARSRESWGWIDYQVNVFKDPDSYNAVLSLLYDSLSRERKLSDENERFKKEENSVDHAYATLLANGQIKKTPFRRAKFWRSKNEDMDMVVEVFSGPEKAAAVIHLTNTYYGQPWRFDGAYLTRDFSSYTARPFALRMNRSVLVSGQSGRIAVVVDKSAFEDKDGQLTDLALQIFRDDGLLQVLVAMDHTLLRQ, encoded by the coding sequence ATGCGTGTCCTCCCACTGCTCAGGTGTGGCCTCCTGCTCGTCCTGATCGCTTCGCCGTCCTGGGCGAGGGAGATATCAGACAAGCTCACGATTCGGACCCTCAAGGTCTCAGCCCATCCAGCCCAGGAGGCGTCGTCCATCTATGTCTCCTGGCAGGTGGTGACAGCGCTTCGATTCGAGGCGGAAGTTGATCCGACCCGGACGAAGTTCCTGGGATGGGAAGGACGTTTCGAGGCGCCGCTGATCGGCGGCAAGAAGGTCATCCTCGAACCGCTGCGTGAACTCGATAGCGGCGAAGCATTACCCCTGCTGGTGACACTCGTTGATGGAACGGAGTTCACGTTCCTCGTGAAAGCCAGGAGCCGGGAGAGCTGGGGCTGGATCGACTATCAGGTCAACGTGTTCAAGGACCCCGACAGTTACAATGCGGTCCTCTCATTGCTTTATGACTCGCTCAGTCGCGAGCGCAAGCTGAGTGATGAGAATGAACGCTTCAAGAAGGAAGAGAATTCGGTTGATCACGCCTATGCGACGCTTCTCGCGAATGGACAGATAAAGAAGACGCCGTTTCGGCGTGCGAAGTTCTGGCGCTCGAAGAATGAAGACATGGACATGGTCGTTGAAGTCTTCTCGGGTCCAGAAAAGGCAGCGGCCGTGATTCACCTGACGAATACCTATTACGGCCAGCCGTGGCGGTTCGACGGGGCCTATCTCACTCGCGACTTCTCCAGCTACACCGCTCGTCCGTTCGCGCTTCGCATGAATCGCTCCGTCCTCGTTTCGGGGCAGTCGGGAAGGATTGCCGTCGTTGTCGACAAGAGTGCCTTCGAGGACAAGGACGGGCAATTGACTGATCTGGCCCTCCAGATCTTCCGGGACGATGGACTTCTCCAGGTGCTCGTCGCGATGGATCACACCCTGCTTCGGCAGTAG
- the nth gene encoding endonuclease III, which yields MKPAALVPVVLERLREKYPDAKYELNWNTPYQLLVATILAAQCTDERVNRVTAELWKKYDGPQALADADTAELEEDLKPTGFFKQKTKTVQAMSRALLDAHQGEVPPRMEDLVELPGVARKTANVVLNTAFQQASGVIVDTHVARVSQRLGLTKQEKPEAIEADLMKLVPKDDWTFSGPAVVLHGRYTCVAKKPRCAECLLNDVCPKLGVT from the coding sequence ATGAAACCCGCCGCCCTTGTCCCCGTGGTGCTCGAACGCCTGCGCGAGAAGTATCCCGACGCGAAGTACGAGCTGAACTGGAACACCCCCTACCAGCTGCTGGTGGCCACCATCCTGGCCGCGCAGTGCACCGACGAGCGCGTCAACCGCGTCACCGCCGAGCTGTGGAAGAAGTACGACGGCCCCCAGGCCCTCGCGGACGCGGACACCGCGGAGCTGGAGGAGGACCTCAAGCCCACCGGCTTCTTCAAGCAGAAGACCAAGACGGTGCAGGCCATGAGCCGCGCGCTGCTGGACGCCCACCAGGGAGAGGTGCCGCCGCGCATGGAGGACCTGGTGGAGCTGCCCGGCGTGGCGCGCAAGACGGCCAACGTCGTGCTCAACACCGCCTTCCAGCAGGCCTCCGGCGTCATCGTGGACACGCACGTGGCCCGCGTCAGCCAGCGCCTGGGCCTGACGAAGCAGGAGAAGCCAGAGGCCATCGAGGCCGACTTGATGAAGCTGGTGCCCAAGGACGACTGGACCTTCTCCGGCCCCGCCGTGGTGCTGCACGGCCGCTACACCTGCGTGGCCAAGAAGCCCAGGTGCGCGGAGTGCCTGCTCAACGACGTGTGCCCCAAGCTGGGCGTGACCTGA
- a CDS encoding putative quinol monooxygenase, which translates to MPTSLLVVHVHVHVLPQHVDAFLQATLANARESVKEPGIARFDVCQDNEDPTRFVLVEAYRNPDAPAAHKETAHYLTWRDTVTPMMAEPRIPRRYTNRFPDDAAW; encoded by the coding sequence ATGCCCACGAGCCTGCTCGTCGTCCATGTCCATGTGCACGTGCTGCCCCAGCACGTCGACGCCTTCCTCCAGGCCACCCTCGCCAACGCCCGCGAGAGCGTGAAGGAGCCCGGCATCGCCCGCTTCGACGTCTGCCAGGACAACGAGGACCCCACCCGCTTCGTCCTCGTGGAGGCCTACCGCAACCCGGACGCTCCCGCCGCGCACAAGGAGACCGCCCACTACCTCACGTGGCGTGACACCGTCACCCCCATGATGGCCGAGCCCCGCATCCCCCGCCGCTACACCAACCGCTTCCCCGACGACGCGGCCTGGTGA
- a CDS encoding tetratricopeptide repeat protein, whose amino-acid sequence MSFVRWLFLLPCLLTAACVTTSEVTRAPTLEEKCDSGSAWACETWAKQLQVDGRTEEADRAFGLACAMGSTSACLTQGKDRLARGDLDGAEPPLRKVYDEDSEEAALALADIQDARGDVAGAARFRYEALAIDKSTTEFALGWRVPFDGGVGLAMDVNVQPMGLKARRLTLGANVGVDAKRVSLNATVGYQHFVTNWFAPYGRALVGPYLDNSRSRRAPINLGAELGMKFFAGPLGHLGTGFGTSLDGSTYYFLEAGLDWVLTLAVLAHL is encoded by the coding sequence GTGTCCTTCGTCCGGTGGCTGTTCCTCCTGCCGTGCCTGCTGACGGCGGCGTGTGTGACGACGAGCGAGGTGACCCGCGCCCCCACGCTCGAAGAGAAGTGCGACAGCGGGAGCGCCTGGGCCTGCGAGACCTGGGCGAAGCAGCTCCAGGTGGATGGCCGCACGGAGGAGGCGGACCGGGCCTTCGGGCTCGCGTGCGCGATGGGCTCCACGTCCGCGTGTCTGACGCAGGGCAAGGACCGGCTGGCGCGCGGTGACCTGGACGGCGCGGAGCCGCCGCTGCGCAAGGTGTACGACGAGGATTCGGAGGAGGCCGCGCTGGCGCTCGCGGACATCCAGGACGCGCGCGGGGACGTCGCGGGCGCGGCGCGGTTCCGCTACGAGGCGCTGGCCATCGACAAGTCGACGACGGAGTTCGCGCTGGGCTGGCGCGTCCCGTTCGACGGCGGCGTGGGCCTGGCGATGGACGTGAACGTGCAGCCCATGGGGCTCAAGGCGCGGCGGCTGACGCTGGGCGCCAACGTGGGCGTGGACGCGAAGCGGGTGTCGCTGAACGCCACCGTGGGCTACCAGCACTTCGTCACGAACTGGTTCGCGCCCTATGGCCGGGCGCTGGTGGGCCCGTACCTGGACAACTCGCGCTCGCGGCGCGCCCCCATCAACCTGGGGGCGGAGCTGGGCATGAAGTTCTTCGCCGGGCCCCTGGGCCACCTGGGCACCGGGTTCGGCACGTCGCTGGACGGCTCCACGTACTACTTCCTCGAAGCCGGACTGGACTGGGTGCTGACGCTGGCGGTGCTCGCGCACCTGTGA
- a CDS encoding 1,4-dihydroxy-2-naphthoyl-CoA synthase: protein MVSDLFDASRWQPVEGHKFKDITFHRAVDQGTVRIAFNRPEVRNAFRPKTVDELARALEATRFMTDVGVVLLTGNGPSPKDGGWAFCSGGDQRIRGKDGYKYEPGEDAADPARLGRLHILEVQRQIRFMPKVVMAVVPGWTAGGGHSLHVVCDLTIASKEHGMFKQTDADVASYDAGYGSALLARQVGQKRAREIFFLGQAYTADEAFQMNAINKSVPHKDLEKVALEWAAEINTKSPTAIKMLKYAFNLPDDGLVGQQLFAGEATRLGYGTEEAQEGRDAFVQKRKRDFKRFPWTY, encoded by the coding sequence ATGGTCTCGGACCTCTTCGACGCGTCCCGCTGGCAGCCGGTGGAAGGCCACAAGTTCAAGGACATCACGTTCCACCGCGCGGTGGATCAAGGCACGGTGCGCATCGCGTTCAACCGGCCGGAGGTGCGCAACGCGTTCCGTCCGAAGACGGTGGACGAGCTGGCCCGGGCGCTGGAGGCCACGCGCTTCATGACGGACGTGGGCGTGGTGCTGCTCACTGGCAACGGGCCGTCGCCGAAGGACGGCGGGTGGGCGTTCTGCTCGGGCGGCGACCAGCGCATCCGCGGCAAGGACGGCTACAAGTACGAGCCCGGAGAGGACGCGGCGGACCCGGCGCGGCTGGGGCGGCTGCACATCCTGGAGGTGCAGCGGCAGATCCGGTTCATGCCGAAGGTGGTGATGGCGGTGGTGCCGGGCTGGACGGCGGGTGGCGGGCATAGCCTGCACGTCGTCTGTGACCTGACCATCGCGAGCAAGGAACACGGGATGTTCAAGCAGACGGACGCGGACGTGGCCAGCTACGACGCGGGCTACGGCAGCGCGCTCTTGGCGCGGCAGGTGGGGCAGAAGCGGGCGCGCGAAATCTTCTTCCTGGGCCAGGCCTACACGGCGGACGAGGCGTTCCAGATGAACGCCATCAACAAGTCGGTGCCGCACAAGGACCTGGAGAAGGTGGCGCTGGAGTGGGCGGCGGAGATCAACACCAAGAGCCCCACGGCCATCAAGATGCTGAAGTATGCCTTCAACCTCCCGGACGACGGCCTCGTGGGCCAGCAGCTCTTCGCCGGTGAGGCCACGCGTCTGGGTTACGGCACGGAAGAGGCACAGGAAGGCCGCGACGCGTTCGTCCAGAAGCGCAAGCGCGACTTCAAGCGCTTCCCCTGGACGTACTGA